The Dethiosulfovibrio peptidovorans DSM 11002 genome has a window encoding:
- a CDS encoding efflux RND transporter periplasmic adaptor subunit — translation MKRMLWAGKKIALAVVILVVVGYGGMEFVRSRLGEKAPEPEIVRPIRTEILAPEGKAFQGIYQGTVQASQKVDLSFRVSGPLVEFPMNKGQAVKNGDLLARIDPRDFKTKLDSAESQLRQLQAKLAEMKSGARAEDLAAAQASVSAAQAQYAEAESNYKRFKSLYDQGAVSQVQYEQYKTAYDVARSSLRSAQESLKKARSGARKEELQQQEAAIQAQESAVEAARSALSDTELRAPFDGVVADTFVDNHQFVQAKQTILSLQNLKNIEMVVHVPDGDVVRIREKQIGEVMLSATLDAMPGRVFPVTFKEFSTQADPSTQTYQATVTMPYPENVTILPGMAVTLRASGVLEGQDSKLKSLFSVPVDAVFADQSGNSYIWLYEDGTVRKVQVKTGPYMDDRLSVTGDLETGDVVVTAGVHFLREGQKVRLMTAE, via the coding sequence ATGAAGAGAATGTTGTGGGCAGGTAAAAAGATCGCCTTGGCGGTGGTTATCCTGGTGGTGGTGGGATACGGAGGCATGGAGTTTGTGCGTTCCCGTCTCGGCGAGAAGGCCCCGGAGCCGGAGATAGTCCGTCCGATCCGTACCGAGATACTGGCTCCGGAGGGCAAGGCCTTTCAGGGAATCTATCAGGGAACGGTACAGGCCTCCCAGAAGGTGGACCTTTCCTTTCGGGTATCGGGCCCCCTGGTGGAGTTTCCGATGAACAAGGGACAGGCGGTCAAGAATGGCGACCTTCTAGCCCGTATAGACCCCAGGGATTTCAAGACCAAACTGGACAGTGCCGAGAGCCAGCTCAGGCAGTTACAGGCGAAGCTGGCGGAGATGAAATCCGGAGCCAGGGCGGAGGACCTGGCAGCGGCTCAGGCGTCGGTAAGCGCCGCCCAGGCCCAGTATGCCGAGGCCGAGTCGAACTACAAGAGATTCAAGTCTCTTTACGATCAGGGAGCGGTCTCCCAGGTGCAGTACGAGCAATATAAGACCGCCTACGATGTCGCCCGTTCGTCCCTCCGGTCCGCCCAGGAGTCCCTTAAGAAGGCCCGCTCCGGAGCCAGAAAGGAAGAGCTCCAGCAACAGGAGGCGGCCATTCAGGCCCAGGAGTCGGCGGTCGAAGCCGCCCGCTCCGCCCTGTCCGACACGGAGCTTAGAGCCCCCTTCGACGGGGTCGTGGCGGATACCTTCGTCGACAACCACCAGTTCGTCCAGGCGAAGCAGACTATACTGAGCCTTCAGAACCTCAAGAACATAGAGATGGTGGTCCACGTGCCCGACGGAGACGTGGTCAGGATAAGGGAAAAACAGATCGGAGAGGTGATGCTCTCCGCCACTCTGGACGCCATGCCAGGACGGGTGTTCCCGGTTACCTTCAAGGAGTTCTCCACCCAGGCGGATCCCTCGACTCAGACCTACCAGGCGACGGTCACCATGCCCTACCCGGAAAACGTGACCATACTTCCAGGGATGGCCGTTACGTTGAGGGCCAGCGGAGTTCTTGAAGGTCAGGACTCGAAGCTTAAGTCTCTTTTCTCCGTTCCAGTGGACGCAGTCTTCGCCGATCAGTCCGGCAATAGCTACATATGGCTCTACGAGGACGGTACCGTTCGCAAGGTCCAGGTGAAGACCGGCCCCTACATGGACGACAGACTCTCCGTAACAGGGGATCTCGAGACCGGAGACGTGGTCGTGACGGCCGGGGTCCATTTTCTGAGAGAAGGTCAGAAGGTCCGCCTGATGACCGCCGAATAG
- a CDS encoding DMT family transporter, whose amino-acid sequence MAERIYDKKKMALGDLGILTCALLWGVSFAATKEVMKYMGPLWLLAFRFTFSFLLIAGLSPKRLKKLTARDIKVGGIIGSLLLVAMALQTIGLQYTTTGKSAFITACYVVIVPFITWAADRRSPGFKAFVASGICLLGMGAITLDGVNMGIGFGELLTLGCALAFAIQLVVIDRMAQESDALTLTMVETALSAVACVVGALIWEPMPQVRSMAVVGWMAYLVVGCTLIPYALQIKSQQLTSPTHASILLIMESVFAMTVGIVFLDEPLTSRLALGCGLIFFSILLTELDLASLSKKLRRQEA is encoded by the coding sequence ATGGCAGAGAGAATATACGACAAAAAGAAGATGGCCCTAGGGGATCTGGGCATTCTAACCTGTGCACTGCTTTGGGGGGTTTCCTTCGCCGCCACCAAAGAGGTAATGAAATACATGGGCCCTCTTTGGCTTCTGGCCTTCAGGTTCACCTTCAGCTTCCTGCTAATAGCGGGGCTGTCTCCTAAGAGGCTGAAAAAACTCACCGCCAGGGATATCAAGGTCGGAGGGATAATAGGCTCTCTGCTGCTGGTGGCCATGGCTCTCCAGACCATAGGGCTTCAATATACCACGACAGGCAAGTCGGCCTTTATAACGGCCTGCTACGTCGTGATAGTCCCTTTCATAACCTGGGCTGCCGACAGAAGAAGCCCGGGATTCAAGGCCTTCGTTGCCTCGGGTATATGCCTCTTAGGGATGGGGGCCATAACCCTGGACGGGGTCAATATGGGCATAGGCTTCGGGGAACTTCTAACCCTGGGCTGCGCCCTGGCCTTCGCGATTCAGCTGGTGGTGATAGACCGGATGGCCCAGGAAAGCGACGCCCTCACCCTCACCATGGTGGAGACCGCCTTGAGCGCCGTGGCCTGCGTCGTAGGAGCCCTTATATGGGAGCCGATGCCCCAGGTCAGATCGATGGCGGTGGTGGGCTGGATGGCCTATCTCGTCGTGGGGTGCACCTTGATCCCCTACGCCCTACAGATAAAATCGCAGCAGCTGACGTCGCCCACCCACGCCAGCATACTGCTCATAATGGAGTCGGTCTTCGCCATGACGGTCGGTATCGTCTTTCTCGACGAGCCCCTCACGTCCCGACTCGCCCTGGGCTGCGGCCTGATATTCTTCTCCATCCTTCTCACCGAGCTGGATTTGGCCAGCCTGTCGAAAAAGCTCAGGAGACAGGAGGCCTGA